The Desulfovibrio sp. X2 region TCGTCCAGGAACAGCGTGCCCTGGTGGGCCAGCTCGAAGACGCCGGGCTTGCCCGCCCGGCTGGCCCCGGTGAAGGCCCCCTGCACGTAGCCGAAGAGCTCGGATTCCAGCAGCTGCTCCGGGATGGCCGCGCAGCTTATGCGCACGAAGGGCCGCTCGCGGCGCGGGCTGTGGCGGTGGATGGCCTCGGCCACCACCTCCTTGCCCACCCCGGACTCGCCCATGATCAGCACCGTGGACTCCACCTGGGCCAGGCGCAGGGCCTGCTCGTAGACGTCGCGCATGCGCTTGGAGCGCACCACGATGCCGCCGTCCCGGCCCATGCTCTTGCGCAGGGTGTCCAGCTCCATGCGGTAGCGGTCGTGCAGGGCGCTCATCTTCTCCAGCTCCTCCTGCAGCCGCTGCAGCTCGGTCACGTCGCGCACGTTGGTCACCACGCGCCAGATGTTCCCGGCCTCGTCCATGATGGGGTTGCCCGTGACCACGATGATCTTGCCGCGCCTGACCTTCTGGATGATGGTCTCGACCTTTCGCGACTGCAGCACCTGCAGGGTCACGGACTTGTCGTAGAAGCCCTCGCTCACCAGCTCGGCCATGGTCCGGCCCACCACCTCGGCGGCGCGGATGCCGGTGATGCGCTCGTAGGCGCGGTTGATGAGCAGCGTCTTGCCCTCGCCGTCCGTGATGTAGATGCCGTCGAAGGAGGAGTCGATGATGGCCCGGAACTCGCGCGACAGCTCTCGCATGCTCTGGAGCTTGCCGAGCACGGCGTGCTGCTCGCTCACGTCGCGCAGGTGGATCATGTTCCAGCCGACGCGCGCGGAGTCCGGCGCGGGCACGGGCCAGCGCAGCAGGGCATAGCGCGTCTCGCCGCGCGCCGCGTGCGCCGAGGATTCGGGATCGGCCGGATCGCGCTCCAGGCTGAAGCCCGCGCGGCGCAGGGCGTCCGCCAGATTCACCGGCAGGCCCGTGGGCAGGCCCGCGCCCGGGCGCGCCCCGTCGGGAAGCTCGCCCCGGAGCTCGCCCAAGACCTCGCCCAAGACCTCGCCCAGAATGCGCCGCGCCGCCCGGTTGCCGCGCCGCACCGTGCCGTCCGCAGCGCACAGGAAGAGCGGCTCGGGGAAATGTTCCAGGGCCTCGGGCCAGGGCGTCGCGCCCGCGTCGGCCTCGCCGTCCGCGTCGCCCGCCGCACCGTCCGCCGCCTCGTGCGCGTCCGGCACGCGGTCGGCCGCAAGGCAGCCCACCATGCGCGCGCCGTCCATGACGCCCAGGAAGCGGCTGCCCTGCCAGGGGATGTCCTCCACCGCGGTGTCCGGCCCCACGGCGCAGATGTGCCGCCGCGCGTGGCCCAGGACCGGATCGGACAGGCGCGCGCCGCGTGCCAGCGCCAGGATCAGGTCGTCGCAGGTGAAGACCGTTCCCGGCCTGCCTTCCCCGTCCAGCACCTGCGCCCCGCCGACGCCGCTGCTCCCGAAGAGGGCCGCGGCATCGCGCAGCGTGGCGCCGCCGCGCAGGAAATGGGTGCTCGGCTGCATGATCTCGCGGACCTTCATGGCGTGCCCCCGCAAAAAGCGCATGGCGCTTCGTCTTTTCCAGGTATCGCCACTATAGGGACAAATTATGAGCCGGGTCAACTTGACGCCGGAAATCGTCTGCCGTACCTCCCCTTGCGCGAATCGGCGCCGTCCCGGCACGGAAGCGTCAATTCGCTGTGATAGCAGACCCTTTCATTCTTTTTCGGAGACAGCTACCCGGCATCCGGAGGGATTTCCTCCCCAGGCCCGGCAGCCCCGCGCGGGCCCAGGCCCGCGGCACATCAACCACCGCAGCAGGTAGGAACATGAAATCCATCAAGCTCAGGATCATGCTCGTGCTGGTCCTGGTCATCTCCGTTCCCGTGGCCGTGATCTTCGGCATCGTCTTCAACTCCATGTTCAAGGAGACCCTGGCGCGGCAGAGCGCGGCCGTGCGCAGCGAGATCGTCCAGCTCGACAACGCCATGACCATCTTCATGGACCAGGCCCGGCAGAACGTCAGC contains the following coding sequences:
- a CDS encoding sigma 54-interacting transcriptional regulator; this translates as MRFLRGHAMKVREIMQPSTHFLRGGATLRDAAALFGSSGVGGAQVLDGEGRPGTVFTCDDLILALARGARLSDPVLGHARRHICAVGPDTAVEDIPWQGSRFLGVMDGARMVGCLAADRVPDAHEAADGAAGDADGEADAGATPWPEALEHFPEPLFLCAADGTVRRGNRAARRILGEVLGEVLGELRGELPDGARPGAGLPTGLPVNLADALRRAGFSLERDPADPESSAHAARGETRYALLRWPVPAPDSARVGWNMIHLRDVSEQHAVLGKLQSMRELSREFRAIIDSSFDGIYITDGEGKTLLINRAYERITGIRAAEVVGRTMAELVSEGFYDKSVTLQVLQSRKVETIIQKVRRGKIIVVTGNPIMDEAGNIWRVVTNVRDVTELQRLQEELEKMSALHDRYRMELDTLRKSMGRDGGIVVRSKRMRDVYEQALRLAQVESTVLIMGESGVGKEVVAEAIHRHSPRRERPFVRISCAAIPEQLLESELFGYVQGAFTGASRAGKPGVFELAHQGTLFLDEIGELPLGLQCKLLRVLQERVVLRLGEVRPTPVDVRIMAASNRDLEAMMRVGQFRNDLYYRLNVVPIVVPPLRERREAVFDFIYRFLGRFNRKYGLGRQIDPEACDFLAAFDWPGNVRQLENTMERLVVLSQGDLITREDAQRALAPRRDANGAEDTDQSLRAAVERAERAAIGRALAAHGSTRAAARALGVNQSTIVRKARRYRLACD